From one Triticum aestivum cultivar Chinese Spring chromosome 4B, IWGSC CS RefSeq v2.1, whole genome shotgun sequence genomic stretch:
- the LOC123090836 gene encoding probable transcription factor At5g28040, translating into MASDQTLPLPPLLLPSNPNQIPTPTPTAPHPTPSPASAARKLPIKRRSPPRPSSSPSSSAGAASSGQGQNPPFKFQRIWSESDELRFLQGLLGCGAQGLVFPRDLNVFYDRFSESMPQPYTRSQLSEKLRRLKNKHRNVASRVARGLDPARLAPHDRDVLHLCSRLWDPANAATSPFAAAAAPASSLGNKRRRSNPAVVPPQTLDVPAPSGDSNSHGYNGIGSSTPGATAFPDENGAEDVMYLEQESGHHLYFDDGAAFVADGNLDGITLDGIALDQAETMAVLTDVGDNGVVAGDNGVVGNDAAPQNAVNNGGNSQNGNCNVLLPHSSEHRMARAVLDVFEECLREAKADGIVNGGNAQESELARRWRAQRIDELDVLSRRLRLIIEDATAAGH; encoded by the coding sequence ATGGCCTCGGACCAAACCCTCCCACTCCCACCGCTACTCCTCCCGTCCAACCCCAACCAgatcccgaccccgaccccgaccgcaCCGCACCCGACCCCGTCCCCCGCCTCCGCCGCGCGCAAGCTCCCCATCAAGCGCCGCTCCCCGCCGCgcccctcctcctcgccctcctcctccgccggcgccgcctcctccggcCAGGGCCAGAACCCGCCCTTCAAGTTCCAGCGCATCTGGTCCGAGTCCGACGAGCTGCGCTTCCTGCAGGGCCTCCTCGGCTGCGGCGCGCAGGGCCTCGTCTTCCCGCGCGACCTCAACGTCTTCTACGACCGCTTCTCCGAGTCCATGCCGCAGCCCTACACCCGCTCCCAGCTCTCCGAGAAGCTCCGCCGCCTCAAGAACAAGCACCGCAACGTCGCCTCCCGCGTCGCCAGGGGCCTCGACCCCGCCCGCCTCGCCCCGCACGACCGCGACGTCCTCCACCTCTGCTCCCGCCTCTGGGaccccgccaacgccgccacctcgcccttcgccgccgccgccgcgcccgccagCTCCTTGGGGAACAAGCGCCGCCGCTCCAACCCTGCCGTGGTGCCACCGCAGACGCTCGACGTCCCGGCCCCCTCGGGGGACAGCAACTCCCATGGATACAATGGGATCGGTTCCTCCACCCCTGGCGCCACCGCCTTCCCCGATGAGAACGGCGCCGAGGATGTGATGTATCTCGAGCAGGAGAGCGGGCATCACCTCTATTTCGACGACGGCGCTGCCTTTGTTGCCGACGGCAACCTTGATGGGATTACATTGGACGGGATTGCGCTGGACCAGGCTGAGACCATGGCTGTTCTCACCGATGTCGGTGACAATGGAGTTGTTGCCGGTGACAATGGGGTTGTTGGCAACGATGCAGCTCCCCAAAATGCTGTGAACAATGGAGGTAACAGTCAGAACGGTAACTGCAATGTATTGCTGCCGCATAGCAGCGAGCATCGGATGGCAAGGGCCGTGCTGGATGTATTTGAGGAGTGTTTGAGAGAGGCAAAGGCCGATGGAATAGTCAATGGTGGCAATGCCCAGGAAAGCGAACTCGCCAGGCGATGGAGGGCGCAGAGGATTGATGAGCTTGATGTGTTGAGCCGAAGGCTCAGGTTGATCATTGAGGATGCTACTGCCGCTGGGCACTAA